One window of the Thermasporomyces composti genome contains the following:
- the uvrA gene encoding excinuclease ABC subunit UvrA, which produces MVDQLIIRGAREHNLKDISLELPRDALIVFTGLSGSGKSSLAFDTIFAEGQRRYVESLSAYARQFLGQMDKPDVDFIEGLSPAVSIDQKSTSRNPRSTVGTITEVYDYLRLLYARIGHPHCPECGRPIARQTAQQIVDRVLELEEGTRFQVLAPLVRGRKGEYADLFRQLTTQGYARVRVDGVVYPLSEVPKLERQKKHTIEVVVDRLTVKSSAKRRLTDSIETALHLGGGLVILDFVDLPETDPQRERVWSEHLYCPYDDVSFEELEPRSFSFNSPYGACPECTGLGTRMEVDPDLVVPDPTKSLDEGAIAPWSGAHVSEYFTRLLEALASTIGFRMDQPFERLPAKARKAILHGYPDQIHVRYRNRYGRERAYYTTYEGVIPYVARRYAEAESDASRERFEGYMREVACPACRGARLKPISLAVTVGGKSIAEVCSLPIAEAAAFLRDLDLSPREKQIAARVVKEIGERLRFLLDVGLDYLTLDRPAGSLSGGEAQRIRLATQIGSGLVGVLYVLDEPSIGLHQRDNHRLIETLLRLRDMGNTLIVVEHDEDTIRAADWIVDIGPGAGEHGGQVVHSGPLPELLEKPDSLTGAYLSGRREIPVPEVRRPRTPGRQLTVHKAWQHNLQDVTVSFPLGCFIAVTGVSGSGKSTLVNDILYTALAKQLYGAKEVPGRHQKITGVEHIDKVIHVDQSPIGRTPRSNPATYTGVFDHIRRLFAETPEAKIRGYLPGRFSFNVKGGRCEACAGDGTIKIEMNFLPDVYVPCEVCHGARYNRETLEVHYKNKTIADVLDMPIEEALEFFQAIPAISRHLQTLVDVGLGYIRLGQPAPTLSGGEAQRVKLASELQKRATGRTLYVLDEPTTGLHFEDIRKLLGVLSRLVDQGNTVIVIEHNLDVIKTADWIIDLGPEGGSRGGRVIAEGTPEEVAANPASYTGKFLRSVLNGNASRAVASAASDSRTLRTTSRARAKAASGGAARKRAAKTDRDGGTARKRSASGGPAARSTRTRS; this is translated from the coding sequence GTGGTCGACCAGCTCATCATTCGAGGCGCGCGCGAACACAACCTCAAGGACATCTCGCTGGAGCTGCCGCGTGACGCGCTCATCGTGTTCACCGGTCTCTCTGGGTCGGGCAAGTCCAGCCTCGCCTTCGACACGATCTTCGCCGAGGGCCAGCGCCGGTACGTCGAGTCCCTGTCGGCCTACGCCCGGCAGTTCCTCGGGCAAATGGACAAGCCGGACGTCGACTTCATCGAAGGACTGTCACCCGCGGTCTCGATCGACCAGAAGTCGACCTCGCGGAACCCACGATCGACGGTCGGCACGATCACCGAGGTCTACGACTACCTCCGCCTGCTGTACGCCCGAATCGGACATCCGCACTGTCCGGAGTGTGGACGGCCGATCGCGCGCCAGACCGCGCAGCAGATCGTCGATCGCGTCCTGGAGCTCGAGGAGGGCACCCGCTTCCAGGTGCTGGCGCCGCTCGTGCGAGGTCGCAAGGGTGAGTACGCCGACCTGTTCCGCCAGCTCACCACGCAGGGGTACGCCCGGGTGCGGGTCGACGGCGTCGTCTACCCGCTCAGCGAGGTACCCAAGCTGGAGAGGCAGAAGAAGCACACGATCGAGGTGGTGGTGGACCGGCTCACGGTCAAGTCGTCGGCGAAGCGGCGACTGACCGACTCGATCGAGACCGCGCTCCACCTCGGCGGCGGCCTGGTCATCCTCGACTTCGTCGACCTGCCCGAGACCGACCCGCAGCGGGAGCGGGTCTGGTCGGAGCACTTGTACTGCCCGTACGACGACGTGTCCTTCGAGGAGCTGGAACCTCGGTCGTTCTCGTTCAACTCGCCATACGGCGCCTGCCCCGAATGCACCGGTCTCGGCACCCGGATGGAGGTCGATCCCGACCTCGTCGTCCCCGACCCGACCAAGAGCCTCGACGAAGGCGCGATCGCCCCGTGGTCGGGCGCTCACGTGTCCGAGTACTTCACCCGCCTCCTGGAGGCGCTCGCCTCCACCATCGGGTTCCGCATGGACCAGCCGTTCGAGCGGCTGCCGGCGAAGGCGCGCAAGGCGATCTTGCACGGGTATCCGGACCAGATCCACGTCCGCTACCGCAACCGCTACGGCCGCGAGCGCGCCTACTACACGACGTACGAAGGGGTGATCCCGTACGTCGCGCGCCGCTACGCGGAGGCCGAGTCCGACGCGAGCCGGGAGCGTTTCGAGGGCTACATGCGCGAGGTCGCCTGCCCGGCCTGCCGCGGCGCCCGCCTGAAGCCGATCTCGCTGGCGGTGACGGTCGGCGGCAAGTCCATCGCGGAGGTGTGCTCGCTGCCGATCGCCGAGGCGGCCGCGTTCTTGCGTGACCTCGACCTCAGTCCGCGTGAGAAGCAGATCGCCGCTCGAGTCGTGAAGGAGATCGGAGAGCGACTGCGGTTCCTGCTCGACGTCGGTCTGGACTACCTCACCCTCGATCGGCCGGCCGGCTCGCTATCCGGTGGTGAGGCGCAGCGGATCCGTCTCGCCACCCAGATCGGTTCCGGTCTCGTGGGTGTCCTCTACGTCCTCGACGAGCCGTCCATCGGGCTGCACCAGCGCGACAACCACCGCCTGATCGAGACCCTGCTGCGGCTGCGGGACATGGGCAACACTCTGATCGTCGTCGAGCACGACGAGGACACCATTCGCGCCGCCGACTGGATCGTCGACATCGGCCCCGGCGCGGGTGAGCACGGCGGACAAGTCGTCCATAGCGGACCGCTCCCAGAGCTGCTGGAGAAGCCGGACTCGCTCACGGGCGCCTACCTGTCCGGGCGACGGGAGATCCCGGTGCCCGAGGTGCGACGCCCGCGGACGCCCGGACGTCAGCTCACGGTCCACAAGGCGTGGCAGCACAACCTCCAAGACGTCACCGTGTCGTTCCCGCTGGGCTGCTTCATCGCGGTGACGGGCGTCTCGGGTTCCGGCAAGTCGACGCTGGTCAACGACATCCTCTACACCGCGCTGGCCAAGCAGCTGTACGGCGCCAAGGAGGTACCTGGTCGACACCAGAAGATCACCGGCGTCGAGCACATCGACAAGGTCATCCACGTCGACCAGTCGCCGATCGGGCGGACACCCCGGTCCAACCCGGCCACCTACACCGGCGTCTTCGACCACATTCGCCGGCTGTTCGCGGAGACCCCGGAGGCGAAGATCCGCGGCTACCTGCCCGGACGGTTCTCCTTCAACGTCAAGGGTGGTCGCTGCGAGGCATGCGCGGGTGACGGGACGATCAAGATCGAGATGAACTTCCTCCCGGACGTCTACGTCCCGTGCGAGGTCTGCCACGGCGCCCGCTACAACCGAGAGACGCTCGAGGTCCACTACAAGAACAAGACCATCGCCGACGTCCTCGACATGCCGATCGAGGAGGCCCTGGAGTTCTTCCAGGCGATCCCCGCGATCTCCCGCCACCTCCAGACGCTCGTGGACGTCGGGCTCGGCTACATCCGGCTGGGGCAGCCGGCTCCGACGCTGTCCGGTGGTGAGGCGCAGCGCGTCAAGCTGGCCTCCGAGCTGCAGAAGCGAGCGACCGGTCGAACGCTCTACGTGCTCGACGAGCCGACCACCGGCCTGCACTTCGAGGACATCCGCAAGCTGCTCGGGGTGCTGAGCCGGTTGGTGGACCAGGGCAACACGGTCATCGTCATCGAGCACAACCTCGATGTGATCAAGACCGCCGACTGGATCATCGACCTCGGCCCCGAGGGTGGTAGCCGTGGCGGCCGGGTCATCGCGGAGGGGACCCCGGAGGAGGTGGCCGCCAACCCGGCGAGCTACACCGGGAAGTTCCTCCGGTCGGTGCTGAACGGGAATGCCAGCCGGGCCGTCGCGTCAGCCGCCAGCGACTCGAGAACGCTGCGGACCACCAGTCGGGCGAGGGCGAAGGCGGCAAGCGGTGGGGCGGCGCGGAAGCGCGCGGCGAAGACCGACCGAGATGGCGGTACCGCCCGGAAGCGGTCAGCCTCCGGCGGGCCGGCAGCGCGGTCGACCCGGACCCGTTCGTAG
- a CDS encoding NAD(P)/FAD-dependent oxidoreductase, producing the protein MIRTDLLIIGAGPTGLFGAYYAGFRGLSVAVMDSLPQPGGQITAMYPEKLIFDVAGFPAIKGQELVDRLVEQAGQFDPLYLLGHRAEKLDHGDDEVKVTSHQGLAVVAKAVLITGGIGMFSPRRLPVGQEYEGRGLRYFVPRLDELAGLDVLVVGGGDSAFDWALSLEPIARSVTLIHRRTRFRAHEHSVDRVRASRVRLLTPWEVRDVFGDPHVEGVEIHNTATDQREIVWVQAIVAALGFHADLGPLTRWGLKLRARHIQVDSAMRTNLPRVFAAGDIGDYDGKVKLIATGFGEAATAVNNAVPVIRPGAKVFPGHSSDAG; encoded by the coding sequence GTGATCAGGACCGACCTGCTGATCATCGGGGCGGGTCCCACCGGGCTGTTCGGCGCCTACTACGCGGGCTTTCGCGGCCTCTCGGTCGCGGTCATGGACTCGCTGCCCCAGCCGGGCGGGCAGATCACCGCGATGTACCCGGAGAAGCTGATCTTCGACGTCGCCGGGTTCCCCGCGATCAAGGGCCAGGAGCTCGTCGACAGGCTCGTCGAGCAGGCCGGACAGTTCGATCCGCTCTACTTGCTCGGCCACCGCGCCGAGAAGCTCGACCACGGCGACGACGAGGTCAAGGTCACGAGTCATCAAGGACTCGCCGTCGTCGCCAAGGCCGTCCTCATCACCGGCGGCATCGGCATGTTCAGCCCGCGTCGGCTCCCCGTCGGGCAGGAGTACGAGGGACGCGGGCTGCGGTACTTCGTCCCCAGGTTGGACGAGCTCGCCGGCCTGGACGTGCTCGTCGTCGGCGGCGGCGACTCCGCGTTCGACTGGGCCCTCAGCCTGGAACCCATCGCCCGCTCGGTGACGCTCATCCACCGCCGCACCCGTTTCCGCGCCCACGAGCACAGCGTCGACCGGGTCCGCGCATCACGTGTCCGCCTCCTCACACCGTGGGAGGTGCGCGACGTCTTCGGTGATCCCCACGTCGAGGGCGTCGAGATCCACAACACCGCCACGGATCAGCGTGAGATCGTGTGGGTGCAGGCGATCGTGGCTGCGCTCGGGTTTCACGCCGACCTCGGCCCGCTGACCCGCTGGGGCTTGAAGCTGCGCGCACGCCACATCCAGGTGGACTCGGCGATGCGCACCAACCTGCCGAGGGTCTTCGCCGCGGGTGACATCGGCGACTACGACGGCAAGGTCAAGCTGATCGCCACCGGCTTCGGTGAGGCCGCGACCGCGGTCAACAACGCCGTTCCCGTGATCAGGCCAGGTGCGAAGGTCTTCCCGGGTCACTCCAGTGACGCCGGGTGA
- a CDS encoding class I SAM-dependent methyltransferase, protein MDGPTTGDAFGELLRLAHDGHDVLGVIERDDGLVEVHDPRIYFTGPDEWDALDRLACQRAVGHVLDVGCGAGRHSLHLQAEGREVTAIDVSPGACQVARARGVRRVHQVRLEDVTSLGERFDTFLLLGNNLALLGSPGRAQAALAALAAVAAPDARILGRNRDPYVTEDPLHTAYHACNRAHGRLGGQTRIRCRVGRLADRWLDYLFCSQDELVDLLTTSPWQLAALDSDGPDYLAELRLR, encoded by the coding sequence ATGGACGGACCGACCACCGGCGACGCGTTCGGCGAATTGCTGCGCCTGGCGCACGACGGCCACGACGTCCTCGGCGTGATCGAACGCGACGACGGGCTGGTCGAGGTCCACGATCCCCGGATCTACTTCACCGGCCCCGACGAGTGGGACGCGCTGGACCGGCTCGCCTGCCAGCGCGCCGTCGGCCACGTCCTCGACGTGGGATGCGGAGCCGGCCGGCACAGCCTGCACCTCCAAGCGGAGGGACGCGAGGTCACCGCGATCGACGTCTCCCCCGGCGCGTGCCAGGTCGCCCGCGCGCGCGGTGTTCGACGCGTCCACCAGGTGCGACTCGAGGACGTGACGAGCCTCGGCGAGCGGTTCGACACGTTCCTTCTCCTCGGGAACAACCTCGCGCTGCTGGGGTCGCCCGGCCGTGCGCAGGCGGCGCTCGCCGCTCTCGCGGCGGTCGCCGCGCCGGACGCGCGGATCCTCGGCCGGAACCGGGACCCGTACGTGACCGAGGACCCCCTCCACACCGCCTACCACGCCTGCAACCGCGCCCACGGCCGGCTCGGGGGCCAGACCCGGATCCGCTGCCGTGTCGGAAGACTGGCCGACCGGTGGTTGGACTACCTGTTCTGCTCGCAGGACGAGCTCGTCGACCTCCTCACCACCTCGCCGTGGCAGCTCGCCGCGCTCGACAGCGACGGCCCCGACTACCTCGCCGAACTTCGTCTGCGATGA
- a CDS encoding DUF2961 domain-containing protein, whose translation MRRIVASLVASVLPFGGLTGTALAADRPSDERLRETLAHASGAPAPRLGPVGWETYRHPERLAEIGNAARTRQFSSFDRGGGNNDGFEGTYSCLRTTASGGCVIAEHTGAGEIASIWFTRDGGDVSQTGTITIELDGRTVVDADLQDLVDGKLGEPFVYPLVANADQSSGGVYIKVPMPYRHSMRITTQHNPYFHHVTYREFASPEGIETFDPTDPATDVLAALRAAGTRDPKPDLPGERTTTRLIDVAPGETVTLGHATGPGAITELVLRLPQLQPSPTDEVVVSRRTAVAPSPVPGKARWVRPLARPAVTGAVADETEEILREARLRISVDGVRTVDAPLGEFFGSGFGLYPVRAYMFGVDPEQRTLSSWWLMPYSRAATVELYNGADVALNAGEARLTVARSATWKRDLEAGRIGYFRATAVRSEATFGRDHLFLDVTGRGRVVGVTHTVQGLNEAGWRRGYLEGDERVFVDGSTSPDLHGTGTEDFYEGGWYFNRGAFSAPLTGSPVPDRADCPAGCTSMYRLLLADGMDFASSMRFGIEHGPGNDEPVIESTTTYWYGVDHGGLVWTDHLDVGDAASEAAHDYRSPDPGAVESLTSRFEGLDGPPEPVTVDTRATSAPVSFTLAVHPGNHGVILRRVSDQAEGYQAAEVSVNGKPAGTWTQPLANPEQRLLDDYFWLPATLTAGRRTVTVTLRPLDGHAPWSAADYHALSIRSPYTDRDAPARVSGLTARGDERTAITLGWTVARDDVYAVTYEVHASTTKGFTPSDETLVGVARTPGFVHETGTVRQTWYYRVRAVDAAGHVGAFSSEVSATTGDTLRIEAESLLPPVEATAPVQVQGNCCGVVWSGNAQLWFTPTTSGQHVVVEVTLPTTGTYELTTRQTLARDYGINTLTLDGQPIGEAFDAYHFPEVVLSEALSYGTHHLTAGKHTLTIAVPDKNPASESYMAGFDYFQFQLVD comes from the coding sequence ATGCGTCGGATCGTTGCCTCGCTCGTCGCCTCCGTCCTTCCGTTCGGTGGTCTCACCGGCACCGCTCTCGCGGCCGACCGTCCCTCGGACGAACGGCTGCGGGAGACCCTGGCTCATGCCAGTGGCGCTCCCGCACCGCGTCTTGGCCCGGTCGGCTGGGAGACGTACCGCCACCCCGAGCGACTGGCCGAGATCGGCAATGCCGCGCGCACCCGACAGTTCTCCAGCTTCGACCGTGGCGGAGGCAACAACGACGGCTTCGAGGGCACGTACTCGTGCCTGCGCACCACCGCCTCCGGCGGCTGCGTGATCGCCGAGCACACCGGCGCGGGGGAGATCGCCTCCATCTGGTTCACCAGAGACGGCGGCGACGTCTCCCAGACGGGGACCATCACGATCGAGCTGGACGGCAGGACCGTCGTCGACGCCGACCTCCAGGACCTCGTCGACGGCAAGCTGGGAGAGCCGTTCGTCTACCCCCTCGTGGCGAACGCCGACCAGAGCTCGGGTGGCGTCTACATCAAGGTCCCGATGCCCTACCGCCACTCGATGCGGATCACGACACAGCACAACCCGTACTTCCACCACGTGACCTACCGGGAGTTCGCCAGCCCGGAGGGCATCGAGACGTTCGACCCCACGGATCCGGCGACGGACGTGCTGGCCGCGCTCCGCGCAGCCGGCACCCGCGACCCCAAGCCGGATCTGCCGGGAGAGCGCACCACCACTCGACTAATCGACGTCGCGCCGGGCGAGACCGTCACCCTCGGCCATGCCACGGGCCCGGGCGCCATCACTGAGCTCGTCCTCCGGCTCCCGCAGCTGCAGCCGTCACCGACGGACGAGGTGGTCGTCTCCCGCCGCACGGCCGTCGCACCGTCGCCGGTGCCCGGCAAGGCGCGGTGGGTGCGTCCGCTGGCCCGGCCAGCGGTGACGGGCGCCGTCGCCGACGAGACCGAGGAGATCCTGCGCGAGGCGCGGCTGCGGATCAGCGTCGACGGCGTGCGCACCGTCGACGCCCCGCTCGGTGAGTTCTTCGGCAGCGGGTTCGGGCTCTACCCGGTGCGTGCGTACATGTTCGGCGTCGACCCGGAGCAGCGCACGCTGTCGAGCTGGTGGCTCATGCCGTACAGCCGAGCGGCGACGGTGGAGCTGTACAACGGCGCGGACGTCGCCCTCAACGCCGGTGAGGCACGGCTCACGGTCGCCCGCAGCGCGACCTGGAAGAGGGACCTCGAAGCCGGCCGGATCGGCTACTTCCGAGCCACCGCGGTTCGCTCCGAGGCGACGTTCGGTCGTGACCACCTGTTCCTCGACGTCACTGGTCGCGGCCGGGTCGTCGGTGTCACGCACACCGTCCAAGGTCTCAACGAGGCCGGCTGGCGTCGCGGCTACCTGGAGGGCGACGAGCGCGTCTTCGTCGACGGCTCGACCAGCCCGGACCTGCACGGCACCGGGACCGAGGACTTCTACGAGGGCGGGTGGTACTTCAACCGGGGCGCCTTCAGCGCGCCCTTGACCGGCAGCCCGGTCCCCGACCGGGCCGACTGCCCCGCCGGTTGCACCAGCATGTACCGGCTGCTGCTGGCCGACGGCATGGACTTCGCCAGCAGCATGCGGTTCGGCATCGAGCACGGTCCGGGCAACGACGAGCCGGTCATCGAGTCGACGACGACCTACTGGTACGGCGTTGATCACGGCGGTCTGGTCTGGACCGACCACCTCGACGTGGGCGACGCAGCGAGTGAGGCCGCCCACGACTACCGCTCACCCGATCCGGGCGCGGTGGAGTCGCTGACCAGTCGCTTCGAGGGCCTGGACGGGCCACCGGAGCCTGTCACGGTCGACACGCGAGCGACGAGCGCGCCGGTCTCCTTCACACTCGCGGTCCATCCAGGCAACCACGGTGTGATCCTGCGGCGCGTCTCCGACCAGGCCGAGGGCTACCAGGCGGCGGAGGTGAGCGTGAACGGGAAGCCGGCCGGCACGTGGACTCAACCGCTGGCGAACCCGGAACAACGTCTGCTGGACGACTACTTCTGGTTGCCGGCGACGTTGACCGCTGGACGGCGGACCGTCACGGTGACGCTCCGGCCGCTCGACGGTCACGCGCCCTGGTCCGCGGCTGACTACCACGCCCTGTCCATCCGGTCGCCGTACACCGATCGCGACGCGCCGGCGCGGGTCTCAGGCCTGACTGCGCGAGGCGACGAACGCACGGCGATCACCTTGGGGTGGACGGTCGCGCGGGACGACGTGTACGCGGTGACGTACGAGGTGCACGCCTCGACGACGAAGGGCTTCACCCCGAGCGACGAGACCCTCGTCGGTGTGGCGCGGACGCCGGGGTTCGTCCACGAGACCGGCACCGTCCGCCAAACCTGGTACTACCGCGTCCGAGCGGTGGACGCGGCCGGACACGTGGGCGCCTTCTCCAGTGAGGTGAGCGCCACCACCGGCGACACCCTGCGCATCGAAGCGGAGTCGCTGCTGCCGCCGGTCGAGGCGACGGCACCTGTCCAGGTCCAGGGCAACTGCTGTGGTGTCGTGTGGTCCGGCAACGCGCAGCTGTGGTTCACCCCGACCACGTCTGGGCAGCACGTCGTGGTGGAGGTCACGCTGCCGACCACGGGGACGTACGAGCTGACGACTCGCCAGACCCTCGCCCGCGACTACGGCATCAACACCCTGACTCTCGACGGGCAGCCCATCGGCGAGGCCTTCGACGCCTACCACTTCCCAGAGGTCGTCCTCAGCGAGGCGTTGAGCTACGGCACGCACCACCTGACCGCGGGCAAGCACACCTTGACGATCGCGGTCCCCGACAAGAACCCCGCGTCGGAGAGCTACATGGCTGGCTTCGACTACTTCCAGTTCCAGCTCGTCGACTGA
- a CDS encoding Gfo/Idh/MocA family protein, translating into MTVNVGLIGCGGISNPHVRGYLEIPDKAKVTAVADVVEANARARAEQVGGAQIFSDYRELIATAGVDAVDICLPHHLHADAIIAAAEAGKHILCEKPLCISTEEADKITKVVQDTGVTLMCAHNQLFMPPVAKARELIQSGALGKVYELRTTDSFFNRGLHADMGWRGSLETAGGGELIDTGYHPTYLLLHLATAEPVEVVAMTSRHRLTMEGEDSAQVLVRFADGSVGNIVTSWAYIPSSNTEKFSVVGEHGTLWSDGRTLYHRTIDGQLTTVEFPEVNTIKAEVADFISCITEGRRPLNTEVEGVHVLKVILGAYASVREKRVISLADL; encoded by the coding sequence ATGACCGTGAACGTCGGACTCATCGGCTGCGGCGGAATCTCCAATCCGCACGTCCGGGGATACCTCGAGATCCCCGACAAGGCGAAGGTGACCGCGGTCGCCGACGTGGTCGAGGCCAACGCCCGTGCGCGCGCGGAGCAGGTCGGCGGAGCGCAGATCTTCTCCGACTACCGCGAGCTCATCGCCACCGCCGGTGTCGACGCCGTCGACATCTGCCTGCCGCACCACCTCCACGCCGACGCGATCATCGCGGCGGCGGAGGCAGGCAAGCACATCCTCTGCGAGAAGCCCTTGTGCATCTCGACCGAGGAAGCGGACAAGATCACCAAGGTCGTCCAGGACACCGGCGTGACCTTGATGTGCGCCCACAACCAGCTCTTCATGCCCCCGGTCGCCAAGGCGCGCGAGCTCATCCAGAGCGGAGCGCTGGGCAAGGTCTACGAGCTGCGCACCACCGACAGCTTCTTCAACCGCGGCCTGCACGCCGACATGGGCTGGCGCGGGAGCCTGGAGACCGCCGGCGGCGGCGAGCTGATCGACACGGGCTACCACCCCACGTACCTCCTGCTCCACCTGGCGACCGCCGAACCGGTCGAGGTCGTGGCGATGACCAGCCGTCACCGGCTGACGATGGAGGGCGAGGACTCCGCGCAGGTTCTCGTCCGGTTCGCGGACGGCAGCGTCGGCAACATCGTCACGAGCTGGGCGTACATCCCGTCGTCGAACACCGAGAAGTTCTCGGTCGTCGGTGAGCACGGCACGCTCTGGAGCGACGGCCGCACCCTCTACCACCGCACGATCGACGGACAGCTCACCACGGTGGAGTTCCCCGAGGTGAACACGATCAAGGCGGAGGTGGCGGACTTCATCAGCTGCATCACCGAGGGCCGTCGCCCCCTCAACACCGAGGTCGAGGGCGTCCACGTGCTCAAGGTGATCCTCGGTGCCTACGCCTCGGTCCGGGAGAAGCGCGTCATCAGCCTGGCCGACCTGTAA
- a CDS encoding Gfo/Idh/MocA family protein, which yields MTLRLIHVGLGGWGRDWETNALPRVPMVDRVAVVDSDPTTLAKAREEFDLGERECFTDLATALATVEADAVLITAPLAAHVPLALEALAAGRHVLLEKPFAPTVAEAQQAVKAANAAGRVLMVSQNYRFHPAARTAARLVADRHLGLVGSVNVDFRKWANDAPPGTRRHYKLRHPLLFDMAIHHFDLMRMVLGQEPVRVFTQITDPPWSNFVEEAAAVLTITFDRGTVVSYRGSWVSTAEPTTWSGAWSLECEDGELFWTGRGDGPVGSVRGDVVRIRRRPRPGTDQAVQEELVPLTELEYVGRAGVLVAFAEAVATGTEPETSGRRNLPSLALAEAAARSAESGRPEPVERFPAS from the coding sequence GTGACACTGCGGCTGATCCACGTGGGACTCGGTGGCTGGGGGCGCGATTGGGAGACCAACGCTCTCCCCCGGGTTCCCATGGTCGACCGCGTCGCGGTGGTCGACTCCGATCCGACGACGCTGGCGAAAGCACGGGAGGAGTTCGACCTCGGCGAGAGAGAGTGCTTCACGGACTTGGCGACCGCGCTCGCGACCGTGGAGGCGGACGCCGTCCTCATCACCGCACCCCTGGCCGCGCACGTCCCGCTCGCTCTCGAGGCGCTGGCCGCGGGACGTCACGTCCTGCTCGAGAAGCCGTTCGCGCCGACGGTGGCGGAGGCCCAGCAGGCGGTCAAGGCCGCGAACGCGGCCGGCCGGGTGCTCATGGTGAGCCAGAACTACCGTTTCCATCCGGCAGCGCGCACGGCGGCGCGCCTGGTCGCTGACCGCCACCTGGGTCTGGTCGGGAGCGTGAACGTCGACTTCCGGAAGTGGGCCAACGACGCGCCGCCGGGCACTCGGCGCCACTACAAGCTGCGCCATCCGCTGTTGTTCGACATGGCCATCCACCACTTCGACCTCATGCGGATGGTGCTGGGTCAAGAGCCTGTGCGGGTCTTCACCCAGATCACGGACCCGCCCTGGAGCAACTTCGTGGAGGAGGCCGCCGCGGTTCTCACCATCACCTTCGACCGAGGCACGGTCGTGAGCTATCGCGGCAGCTGGGTGAGCACCGCGGAGCCCACCACCTGGTCGGGGGCGTGGAGCTTGGAATGCGAGGACGGTGAGCTGTTCTGGACCGGACGGGGTGATGGGCCGGTCGGCTCGGTTCGCGGAGACGTGGTACGCATCCGTCGGCGGCCACGACCTGGCACCGACCAGGCCGTCCAGGAGGAGCTCGTGCCGCTGACGGAGCTGGAGTACGTCGGGCGTGCCGGTGTCCTCGTCGCGTTCGCCGAGGCCGTGGCGACCGGAACCGAGCCGGAGACGTCCGGTCGGCGCAATCTCCCGAGCCTCGCGCTCGCCGAGGCCGCGGCACGGTCGGCGGAGTCGGGCCGTCCCGAGCCGGTGGAGCGATTCCCCGCGAGCTGA
- a CDS encoding Gfo/Idh/MocA family protein, with product MIRLAMLSFWHVHARGYARQAQEHPATTLVAAWDEEPERGRAEAEKLAIPFYDNLDDLLALPDVDGVIVDAPTNLHTEVITAAARAGKHIFTEKVLALTVRECNEILSEVDKAGVTLMLSLPRLYDGYTLAIREVLEAGHLGQITLVRTRLSHGGAVGEGWLPPHFYDPEQCGGGALIDLGCHPMYLARLFLGRMPESVVASYGHVTGRAVEDNAVAVLRYPDGALGVVEAGFATNHSPFSIEVHGTLGSLVYSDHDRRLLVRSPAHANGERWVELPIPEKEPSPFAQWVTHIQQGTKPRENVELGLDLTRLMEAANHSVAVNAPVRIDSIGD from the coding sequence ATGATTCGTCTCGCCATGCTCAGCTTCTGGCACGTGCACGCCCGCGGGTACGCGCGGCAGGCGCAGGAGCACCCGGCCACCACGCTCGTCGCCGCCTGGGACGAGGAGCCCGAGCGCGGTCGGGCCGAAGCCGAGAAGCTGGCCATCCCCTTCTACGACAACCTCGACGACCTCCTCGCCCTCCCCGACGTGGACGGAGTGATCGTCGACGCGCCCACCAACCTCCACACCGAGGTCATCACGGCCGCCGCACGAGCCGGCAAGCACATCTTCACCGAGAAGGTGCTCGCCCTCACCGTCCGCGAGTGCAACGAGATCCTCAGCGAGGTCGACAAGGCCGGCGTGACGCTCATGCTGTCCTTGCCGAGGCTCTACGACGGCTACACGCTGGCCATCCGCGAGGTGCTCGAGGCGGGTCACCTCGGGCAGATCACACTCGTGCGGACTCGGCTGTCCCACGGTGGCGCGGTCGGCGAGGGTTGGCTGCCGCCCCACTTCTACGACCCGGAGCAGTGCGGCGGCGGTGCGCTCATCGACCTCGGCTGCCACCCGATGTACCTCGCCCGCCTGTTCCTCGGCCGGATGCCGGAGTCCGTCGTCGCCAGCTACGGCCACGTCACCGGTCGAGCCGTCGAGGACAACGCGGTGGCCGTCCTGCGCTACCCCGACGGAGCGCTCGGCGTGGTGGAGGCCGGCTTCGCCACCAACCACTCGCCGTTCTCCATCGAGGTGCACGGCACGCTCGGCAGCCTGGTCTACAGCGACCACGACCGACGCCTGCTCGTCCGCAGTCCAGCACACGCCAACGGCGAGCGGTGGGTGGAGCTCCCCATCCCCGAGAAGGAGCCGTCGCCGTTCGCCCAGTGGGTCACCCACATCCAGCAAGGCACCAAGCCGCGGGAGAACGTCGAGCTCGGCCTCGACCTGACCCGCCTGATGGAGGCGGCCAACCACTCCGTGGCCGTCAACGCGCCGGTGCGCATCGACAGCATCGGTGACTGA